GGTGGGCGACGGGGTCAACGACGCCGCGGCACTGGCCACCGCCGATCTCGGCATCGCGATGGGCACCGGCACGGACGTGGCGATCGAGGCCGCCGACCTGACGCTGGTCCGCGGCGACCTGCGTGCCGCCGTCGACGCGATCCGGCTCTCGCGCAAGACGCTGGCCACGATCAAGATGAACCTGTTCTGGGCCTTCGGCTACAACGCGGCCGCGATCCCGCTGGCCGCGCTGGGCCTGCTCAACCCGATGCTCGCGGGCGCCGCGATGGCCTTTTCCAGCGTCTTTGTCGTCGGCAACAGCCTGCGACTGCGCTCTTTCACGAGCACGATCCGCTCGAGCGATATGGGATAGTTGGTCTGGCCTACCGGGTTCCATAGCTTTAAGGTCTGCACGTTTTGCCCCAATTCCTCGGACAACTGTCGTTGCTGCACGGCTGGCTGCCCCTCGCGACGCAAGCACTCGCGCTGCTGGTGGCGTTGATCGTGATCGACTGGCGCAGGCCGAGCTGGCTGCGCCGCGCGCTGCCGGTGGCCCTGGTCGTCGCGGCCGCGGTCGCCGCGCTGGCGTACTGGTACATCGTGTCGCTCGGGGTGGCCGGCGACCCGGCACCCAAGTCCCTGTGGCTGTGGATAGCGCTGAGCGGATTGACCGCCGCGGTGTTGGTACTGGGTTGGAAAGGCGCCCGCTGGTGGCGGCGCGGACTCGCCTTCGTGTCGGTACCGCTGTGTGTGGTGTGCGCGAGCATGTCCTTGAACCTCTGGGTGGGCTATTTCCCCACCGTGCTCGCCGCGTGGAATCAGCTGACGTCCGAGCCGCTTCCCGACCAGATCGACCGGCTGCAGGTCACCGCGATGCAGATCGCCGGGACCAAGCCGGACAAGGGTGTCGTCGTGCCGGTCAACATCGACTCCAACGCATCCCACTTCCCGCACCGCCAGGAACTCGTCTACCTGCCCCCGGCGTGGTTCAACACCAACCCGCCGCCCCGGCTCCCGACGGTCATGATGCTCGGCTCGGCGTTCAATCTGCCCCGCGACTGGCTGGGGCCCGGCGGTGCCTTCACCGCGATCGACGGTTTCGCCGCCCGCCATCACGGTTTCTCCCCGGTCTTCGTATTTCCCGACCCCACCGGCGCGTTCGACAACGACACCGAGTGCGTAAACGGAAGCCGCGGAAACGCCGCCGATCACCTGACCAAAGATGTGGTGCCATTCATGGTCTCGAACTTCGGCGTCAGCGCCGACCGGGCGAATTGGGGTGTCGCCGGGTGGTCGATGGGCGGCACCTGCGCCGTCACCCTGGCCGTCATGCACCCGGAATTGTTCAGCGCCTTCGTGGACATCGCCGGCGACTTCCGGCCCAACATCGGCAGCAATGAACAGACCATCGCCGAGTTGTTCGGCGGCAACACCGCCGCCTGGGCCGATTACGACCCGCTCACCGTGATGACCCGGCACGGCCGCTACACCGGGTTGTCGGGATGGTTCGACATCCCCGCCCCGCCCGGTGCGCACAGCGTCCCGCAGGCGGCCAACCCCGCGCTGGTGAGTACCGCCGCGGCCAATCCGGAGGGCCAGGACGCGGCCGCCCACGCGCTGTGCACCATCGCCGAAGCCAACGGCATCAACTGCGCGGTGGTGACCCAGCCAGGCAAACACGACTGGCCGTTCGCCGCCGAGGCGTTCGATGCATCGTTGCCCTGGCTGGCCTCGACGCTGAGAACTCCGAACGTCGAGCCGGTGCCGTTACCGCAGCGGGGCAGCGGCCAGCCGAACTGATCCGATAGCGCGTCGTGATCGCATCGTGACCTTCGCAGCTCTACGCCTTTTTTCGGCGGGAATTCACAGCTGACCCTCCCGTAACGAAACCGACATATCCCAGCTTGCAGTGGTACGGTTCGCTCCTGTGGATGCGGAGTTTGGCAGGAGAGGCGACCGGTACGCGCGCTCGCCTCGTCGCCACAGCACCGCAAACGACGCGGAGATGAAGCGCCGCCGTTTCCTCGGCTCGCTCGCCGCAGCTACGGTCGCCGCGGTCGGTGCGGCACGCCTGATCGTCGATCCCCAACCACGAACTTTTGCCCAGGTGCCCCTGGATTCGATGCCGACCCCCGGGCCCGCGGCACCATCACAGGCAGGCTTGTTGCCTCCCCCGCCGCTCAGCGAGCGCATTCCGCTGCCCGGCGGTGGCGCACTGATGAAGCTCCCCGGCGACGGCGACCTGCTCGCGCTGACCCTCGATGACGGGGTGAACAGCGACGTCGTGCGCGCCTACACGCAGCTCGCCAAGGACACCGGCGTGCGAATGACGTTTTTCGTCAACGGGATCTATAACTCCTGGACCGACAATCTGGATCTGCTGCGACCACTGGTGGAGTCCGGGCAGATCCAGCTCGGCAACCACACCTGGTCGCACCC
The Mycobacterium sp. 050128 genome window above contains:
- a CDS encoding alpha/beta hydrolase is translated as MPQFLGQLSLLHGWLPLATQALALLVALIVIDWRRPSWLRRALPVALVVAAAVAALAYWYIVSLGVAGDPAPKSLWLWIALSGLTAAVLVLGWKGARWWRRGLAFVSVPLCVVCASMSLNLWVGYFPTVLAAWNQLTSEPLPDQIDRLQVTAMQIAGTKPDKGVVVPVNIDSNASHFPHRQELVYLPPAWFNTNPPPRLPTVMMLGSAFNLPRDWLGPGGAFTAIDGFAARHHGFSPVFVFPDPTGAFDNDTECVNGSRGNAADHLTKDVVPFMVSNFGVSADRANWGVAGWSMGGTCAVTLAVMHPELFSAFVDIAGDFRPNIGSNEQTIAELFGGNTAAWADYDPLTVMTRHGRYTGLSGWFDIPAPPGAHSVPQAANPALVSTAAANPEGQDAAAHALCTIAEANGINCAVVTQPGKHDWPFAAEAFDASLPWLASTLRTPNVEPVPLPQRGSGQPN
- a CDS encoding polysaccharide deacetylase family protein, with amino-acid sequence MKRRRFLGSLAAATVAAVGAARLIVDPQPRTFAQVPLDSMPTPGPAAPSQAGLLPPPPLSERIPLPGGGALMKLPGDGDLLALTLDDGVNSDVVRAYTQLAKDTGVRMTFFVNGIYNSWTDNLDLLRPLVESGQIQLGNHTWSHPDLTTVPQSRVEEELKRNDEFLKKTYGVGAKPYYRPPYGKHNGTVDAVANELGYTVPTLWSGSLSDSTLITEEYILKMIDEYFTPQNIVIGHLNHLPVTHVYPQLIDTIRDRNLRTVTLNDVFLRTP